A single Bufo bufo chromosome 6, aBufBuf1.1, whole genome shotgun sequence DNA region contains:
- the LOC121003761 gene encoding tigger transposable element-derived protein 3-like: protein MDTVNRVQTYKKRRDSTLAEKVKILELLQQPKASQSSVARNMGLSQSTISRVMKKREEILERWNHNENPGRKRNRPFKHAKVDEALLEWLLFAKANKLPISGPILMRQAEAIAKEIGCPQFKPSNGWLWRWKERYRLFYRAEVLPGERRFGSVGQGKYVKLLPTQMVRMELNSGTDERITGSQFSSSGRIQGERHGHMMSMLCSQATPVDVLSRSALLARIAKDYPLQDIFCAVGSPFYFRILEKQGMNAEPKETVCIWFCCNINGTERLKLLVTHNLSSRSLGTHCLSPVSLKASNNGHMTDSLLVEWLLNWDAKLDRLERKILLAFTAHNTGPKVKLRNISLCIFPKEHASSNHRFGEELVSEFSIIYRELLLERLQEDTTIDGKTEVSLLHKMCELSLVEASYTMNKAWLRVTPHTIKSCFQKLEGIRILCSATHDPSEARSHEDISFPILQETNSNSENYTSLTTGCVSYRTLTIKEENDESLGFETTYKKPPYPNEKVKADFSSNEDQASYSGLESYPKLSAIDEISTVVVKSEESRPCVSVEEIKEACDLIQRFLCNENQDMSIFCALQSQIERCLANPTMTKSCK from the coding sequence ATGGATACTGTTAATCGGGTACAGACCTACAAAAAAAGACGGGACTCAACCTTAGCAGAAAAGGTGAAGATTCTAGAACTTCTACAACAACCTAAAGCATCTCAGTCATCAGTGGCTAGGAACATGGGACTTTCACAGTCAACAATTAGCAGAGTGatgaaaaaaagagaagaaattCTAGAACGTTGGAACCATAATGAGAACCCAGGTCGTAAACGTAATAGACCATTTAAACATGCCAAGGTCGATGAGGCTCTTCTAGAGTGGCTACTCTTTGCCAAGGCCAATAAACTGCCCATTTCTGGACCTATACTCATGAGACAGGCTGAAGCAATTGCAAAGGAAATTGGATGCCCACAGTTTAAACCATCAAATGGATGGTTATGGAGGTGGAAAGAAAGGTACCGACTTTTCTATAGAGCAGAAGTCTTACCAGGggaaaggaggtttgggagtgtagGACAAGGTAAGTATGTAAAACTCCTACCCACACAGATGGTGAGAATGGAACTAAACAGTGGAACAGATGAAAGAATTACTGGAAGTCAGTTCAGCTCTAGTGGACGGATTCAAGGAGAAAGGCATGGCCATATGATGTCAATGCTCTGTAGCCAAGCTACTCCAGTAGATGTTTTAAGTAGATCTGCATTACTTGCACGAATTGCTAAAGATTACCCTTTACAAGACATTTTCTGTGCCGTAGGGTCTCCATTTTATTTTAGAATATTGGAAAAGCAAGGGATGAATGCTGAGCCAAAGGAAACAGTCtgcatttggttctgctgcaaCATAAATGGGACAGAAAGACTTAAATTACTAGTTACTCACAACCTTTCTTCAAGATCTCTTGGAACTCACTGCCTTTCTCCAGTGTCCCTTAAAGCTAGTAATAATGGCCATATGACTGACAGTTTGCTCGTAGAGTGGCTTCTCAACTGGGATGCAAAACTTGATAGACTAGAAAGAAAAATTCTTCTGGCCTTTACAGCACATAATACTGGACCAAAAGTGAAACTTAGAAATATCTCATTATGTATTTTTCCCAAAGAACATGCTTCATCAAATCATCGCTTTGGTGAAGAGCTGGTCAGCGAATTCAGTATTATCTACAGAGAACTTCTTCTAGAGAGACTCCAAGAAGATACTACAATTGATGGAAAGACCGAGGTATCTCTGCTCCATAAAATGTGCGAGTTATCACTTGTGGAAGCTAGTTACACCATGAATAAAGCATGGCTAAGAGTAACACCTCATACTATAAAGTCCTGTTTTCAAAAACTGGAAGGGATCCGAATTCTTTGCTCTGCTACGCATGATCCATCAGAGGCTAGATCCCATGAAGATATATCATTCCCCATTTTACAAGAAACCAACAGTAATTCTGAAAATTACACATCACTAACAACGGGTTGTGTCTCTTACCGAACACTCACAATTAAGGAAGAGAATGATGAAAGCCTTGGATTCGAAACCACATATAAAAAACCACCATATCCAAATGAAAAAGTAAAAGCTGACTTTTCATCCAACGAGGATCAGGCCTCATACAGTGGTTTAGAGTCATATCCAAAACTATCTGCCATCGACGAAATATCTACAGTTGTGGTTAAGTCTGAAGAATCAAGACCATGTGTGAGTGTTGAGGAAATCAAAGAAGCTTGTGATTTAATCCAGCGGTTTTTGTGCAATGAAAACCAAGATATGAGTATTTTCTGTGCACTGCAAAGTCAGATCGAGAGATGTCTGGCTAATCCAACTATGACAAAATCTTGTAAATAA